The Pseudomonas sp. GD03919 region GTGAGTCGCTCATACACCTGGCCATTGTTCAGTTGCTGGGTCAGATTGCCAGCGAAGCGCAACTTGCAGCCGGTGGCCGAGATGTCCAGCAAGTGTCCGGGTATCGGATCACGCAACTTGTCGCCATTGAGAACCACCTTGACCAGGTCACTCTGCTTCAGCGGTGCGCGGAAGGCACTGCGGCGCTGGTGGTAGATCACTTCATTGGGCAGCGGTGCCCAGTAGCAGGGGGCGCCCTCTAGCTCGCCAGGCAATACGTCGTGATCGCAGGTCCAGGCTACCCGTACGCCGTCGCGGAATGCCTCGACATTGAAGGTTTCGCCTTGCTTGAGGAAGCGCTCACCATCAGTTGGGATGATTTCATCCAGGGCTACACGGGCGCGGTCTTTGTCGATTTCGACCAGGTAACTCTGAAAACGCTGGCCACGATCCTTGAACTGGATGATCAGTGGGTCATGGTTCTGCTGCAATTGACGTAGGGTGGCAATGATCTCGACGGATGTCTTGAGCATCTTGGGCGGTTGAGGGCCGCTCTCGTCGTTGAACGCGCTGGACACAGGCCGGAACTCTCCGAGTCATGACTGCAAATGGCACTAGCATAATGGCAAAGTGCCTGCATATGCCCGTGCTTTTTAGAATTGTGGGCTCAGGCTTGGCTGAGGGGTCTTTGCTGCGCGATTCTAGCGGCACTGCCACGACTGTCATAGAGGCCCGGAGTCTCGCCGCCGCGCAGAATGCCCAGAACGCTGCGAACAGAAGCCTGATTGGCGCGGATCAGGCGGCCGTTACGCAAATTGCCCTCCTGGCAGCGCTGCAGCAGAGTCGATAGCGCTTCGCTGCGCTCCAGCAACTGATCGCCGACTGAGGAGTTGCCCGCCAGTGCGGTCAGGCCGTCGCGGTCAGCGCTCAAGCCTGCATCCTGAAGAAGACGGCTGCGCTCACTGCCGTGCTGTTGCAGCAGGGCAAGCAGAGGCTGTTTTTCGCTCAGTAGGCTGTCGAGGCGGGTGAGGTCGCGTTCGCTGAGGGCTTGAAATTCGTTATCGATCAGCTCAAGCAGTTGCTCGGCGGTGCCGATATCGGAAATGAACAGGTCAAGCAGGGCTGTGTCGTGCATGGCGGGCTCTTGGGGGTCGGGCGTCCAACACCCCCAGCGCAGCCCTTGGACTAGCGCTGGGATTCGAAGTTGAGCAGTTTCTCGGCGACGCGCTTGCTGTCGACCTGATAGCTGCCGTCAGCGATGGCCTGTTTCAGTTGGGCCACGCGCTCCTTGTTGACGATAGGCTGATCACGCAGCTTCTCGCTGATCGATTGCAACTGTTGAGCCTCACGGCTCAGTTGCACGGATTCGCCGGTCTTGGCGTTGGTTTGTTCATCGGCACCGGTGACAGCCGCCTGTTTCGGCTGTGCCGACTCATTGCGATTGCCAGCCTGAGTCGCGCCGGTACGCCCTGCGTTGGCGGGCGTATTGGCATTGTTCAGCCGGTTGAAGTCGATGACCATGATGCAGAACCTCGGACGATATGGTGGACGCTTGCCAGGCTTTTCGGCCACTGCCGGGAAAACTTTAGGACTAATTTCACTGCGTCGTTGATAGTGTAGGGAATCGCCTGGCTTTCACGCTACAAGAAGCGTGCCTACAGCGCTACTTCCACCTGACCAGGACCGATTACACGTGCTCTGACCACGCGTTGCGAACGCAAGTTGCGCACGTTGATCTGTTGGCCCGGAGCACCGTCCGTCAGGGCTTCGCCGGGCATGCGTACGTTGACGGTGGACCCTCGGGCACTGATCACCACCTGGTCGCCCCGGCGAATCACCTCCGCCACCTGCAGGTGAGTCGAGAGCAGAATCTGATCGCTGCCCAGTTGTCGCGTCAATTTCTTGCCGATTGCCTGCGTCGGGTCGGTCAGGAAGTTCTGACCCTGTTGCCCGATATCGCGTTCCACCAGGCTCAAATCTGCGGCTTTGACTACGCTCATGCGCTTGAGCGGGCGGGTCAGTACGACGACTGGTCGATACAACCGCACTTCAGCCGGCACGAATACGGTCCAGGGGGCGCTGCCGTCGCAACGCACGCGCGTGGTGACGCGGCCCAGTGGTTGCGCAGGGCTTTCCAGCGTGGTGGTCAGCGGCTGATCGCACAGGGGCAGGCGTAACCGCGGGTCGAGACGGTTGACGCGAACCTCATGCCGGCCCTGAATTTCGCTACGCTGTAGATATTCTGTTGTCGCCTGCTCAAGAAAGGACTCCGTGGCGCCGATAAGCTGTTCAGTGCTGGTAAAGGTCGCCGTATCGCTGTAGCTGAGTGATGGCAAAGCGAGTAAAACGGACAAAGGGGCAAGGCACTTTGCCAGTAGCTGACGGAAAGATGACGTTATCTGTTTCATGAGAATTGCAAAGCAAGCCCCGTGCCGCCTGCCAGGCTCAACGGGGTAGGCGTGACTAGAAGAGAAGGAGACCGGGCATGACCGGGTTGATGGATTCGGTTAACCAGCGCACGCAGCTGGTGGGGCAAAACCGCTTGGAGCTGTTGCTGTTTCGCCTGGAAGGCCCGCAGCTATACGGTATCAACGTATTCAAGGTGAAAGAGGTGCTGCAGTGCCCGAATCTCACCATCATGCCCAAGTCCAGCCAGGTGGTGCGGGGCGTGGCCAACATTCGTGGTGGCACCATCCCGATTCTTGATCTGTCCATCGCCACCGGGCGAGCGCCGCTGGAAAATCTCAAGACCAGCTTCGTGATCATCACCGAGTACAACACCAAGGTTCAGGGATTCTTGGTGCGTTCGGTCGAGCGCATCGTCAACATGAACTGGGGAGAGATCCATCCGCCACCCAAGGGTGCCGGGCGTGATCACTACCTGACGGCCGTCACGCGGCTCGATCAGCAGTTGGTCGAGATCATCGACGTTGAGAAGATTCTCGCCGAGGTCGCGCCGGCCTCCGAGGTGATCTCCGCGGGTGTCATCGATGATGAGGTGCAGAGTCAGGCGGTGACCAAGCATGTGCTGATCGTCGATGACTCTTCAGTGGCACGTAAGCAGGTTTCGCGTTGCCTGCAGACCGTTGGTGTCGAAGTCACGGCGCTGAACGATGGGCGTGAGGCGCTCAATTATCTGAAGAAGATGGCGGATGAGGGGCGTTTCCCCGACAAAGAGTTGCTGATGCTGATTTCCGACATCGAGATGCCGGAGATGGACGGCTATACGTTGACCACCGAGATTCGCAGTGATCCGCGCATGCAGAAGTTGCACATCCTCCTGCATACTTCGCTCTCGGGTGTGTTCAACCAGGCGATGGTGAAGAAGGTCGGTGCCGATGACTTCCTCGCCAAGTTCAAGCCGGATGATCTGGCGGCGCGAGTGGTCGATCGCATTCGTGTGTCGGATGGGGGCTGAGGGGTAACCTTTGGCGAACGTTATGGTTGGTGAGGCGGCATTAGTGTCTTCAGGTAATGTGGATTTCGAGCAGTTCCGGACTTTTCTGGAAAAGGCCTGCGGTATTCTGCTTGGCAGTAACAAGCAGTATCTGGTCTCCAGTCGTCTGAACAAGCTAATGGAGCAGAACGGCATCAAAACCCTGGGTGAGCTGGTGCAGCGCATGCAGAGCCAGCCGCGTAGCGGTCTGCGTGAGCAGGTGGTGGATGCCATGACCACCAACGAGACGTTGTGGTTTCGTGACACCTATCCCTTCGAGGTGCTCAAGAACCGTGTGCTGCCCGAGCTGATCAAAGCCTACCCTGGCCAGCGTTTGCGCATCTGGTCGGCGGCCTGCTCGTCGGGGCAGGAGCCTTACTCGCTGTCGATGTCCATCGATGAGTTCGAGCGCAGCAACCTGGGGCAGCTCAAGGCGGGTATTCAGATCGTTGCCACCGATTTGTCGCCGTCGATGCTGGCCAACTGCAAGTCCGGCGAGTACGACAGCCTGGCGATGGGGCGTGGCCTGTCGCAGGAACGTCTGCAGCGCTTTTTCGATCCGAAAGGGCCGGGGCGCTGGCAAGTCAAGGCACCGATCAAGAACCGTGTCGAGTTCCGTCCGCTCAACCTGCTCGATAGCTACGCGGCCCTGGGCAAGTTCGATATCGTGTTTTGCCGCAATGTGTTGATCTACTTCTCCGCCGAGGTGAAGAAGGACATTCTCGCGCGCATTCATGCCACGTTGAAACCGGGAGGATACCTGTTTCTGGGGGCCTCCGAGGCGCTCAACGGCTTGCCCGACAAGTACCAGATGGTGCAGTGCAGTCCCGGCATCATCTACAAGGCCAAATAAGCACAAGGTATGTTCGTAATCAGCAGCGGGAGGCCATAGGCCTAATGTCTGTCAGTTAAGCGTCGAAGCTGCCAATGGGTAGGAGCGGCGCCCCGCCGCGAACCAGGGCGATACGCGATTGAAAAGCTTCGCCCCGGGGCGGGGCTCCTATGTATGGACTCGCCCCCACTGTCAAACCTGCTTTTCAACACTGCTACCCGGCTGCATCTATGTATCAGGCCTATTCGAGGAAGCTGTCATCAGCTTCTGGCCAACATTGTGTGAGCTTGCGGTATGCCTATTACATTCAGACCTCGAAGGCCAGTAGGAGCCAAGGCATCAATCCGCAACGGTCTTACCTGGGGTCAATGTTTTCTAGCAGAGGTTGGAGCGACTTCGCGCCCCGGTGGCAGAACTCGGTGGATCAGTGACTCATTTCCGCCTGCCTGTCATTAACTGGCTGGCGTTGATAAGTCTGTTCATTCTGTAGCAGCACCCAGGCGATCCGTAGGTTGCGGTTGGCTAACCTCACCGCCGCCTCTTTGCGCCCCAGGCGACTCAGCCAGCCCAGCAAGCGGCGATCATCCGGTTGCTGCGAATCAGGCCGTAGTTGTTGGAGGACCGCATGCGCGCCCTGGATCATCAGGCTGCGCAGGTAGCCATCGCCTCGCTTGCTCATCTTGCCCAGGCGGATCTTTTCTCCGCTGCTGTGCTGATCAGGCACCATGCCGAAGTAAGCCGCATATAAGCGGGCATTGGCGAAACGTTCAGGTTCGGTTTGCTTGGCCAGCAGCGCGGTGGCGATGATCGGGCCGACTCCGCGCACCGTCATCAGTCGTTTCGCGGTCTTGTCCGCGTTCGCAGCAGCTTCCAAGCGCCCGCTCAAGACGTTGATGCGTTCGCCCAATTGCCGCCATTCACCCAGCAATTCGTCGATCAACTCCCGCAGTATCTCCGGCAGTGGCTGCGTTGCATCTTCCAGCACCCTCGGTATCACGTGGCTGATAGCCGCATCGCCTTGCGCCAGAGCCACGCCGTGCTCCAGCAGCAAACCGCGCATCTGATTACTCATCGCCGTACGCCGACGCACATAACCCTGCCGAGCGCGATGCAGCGCCTGCATGGCCAGCGAGGCAGCGCTTTTGATGGGCACGGCTGAAATCTTGCTATCGCGACCGGCGCGCAAGATCGACAGGGCATCGTTACGATCATTCTTCGCACCGCTGCGGTGACCCTCGACGAGACGAGCCGGAAGAATCCGCGCCAGGTTGCCTTGCCCCTGTAGCTGCCGTGCCCACGCCTGAGCACCTGGGCCAGTTTCAACCAGCACGACGACACTCGGCGGCAACTTGCACAGAAACTCGTAGAACGCCTCACGCGACTTGATCCGCGCCTCGTAACGCACCTGACCAAGAGCGTCTTCTCCCGCCACCTGAAAGACCCGCTTGGCAAGATCGACTGCCACTGTCGTGCAGGCCGATAGATCGTTTAAGGCCTGGGATTGATTAGTTGCTGTATACTTTTTCATGGACTCGCCCTCGCTGCCGTTGGCTTCTTAGACTGCCACCGTGGCGCATTGACGCCTCGGCGTGGGCGAGTCCATGTAATTACGAAAGACCGCTTTGGCAAGCTTATCTGATCGGCATTGGCCATAGGCCTCCCGTTTGCGTATCTTCGTGCAGGGTAATGTGCGGTTAGCCTCAGGTGTTGTGTGGGGCGGTGTGCGTGCTCGCCGGTGAGTGGCGCGGCGTTGCATGAGGCGTGAGCACTTGAAATTCTTCTGCTCGACCCTAGATCAGTGACTGCGGGATGCCGAAGTCGGGTTCCGCTCCGTGACACTTGCTGATTTCAGGAGAACACTCATGAGCAACGTATTGTCCCTGGCCCCTCTGTTCCGCCAGTCCGTCGGTTTTGACCGGTTCAATGATCTTTTCGAGTCTGCCCTGCGTAGCAACGACGCCGGCAGCTCCTACCCGCCCTACAACGTCGAGAAGCACGGCGAAGACCACTATCGTATCGTGGTTGCGGCTGCCGGCTTCGAGGAAGACGATCTTGAACTGCAGGTCGAGCGCGGTGTGCTGACCGTGGCGGGTCACAAGCCTGATCGTAGCGCCGAGAGCATCAGCTACCTGCATCAGGGGATTGCTCAGCGTGCGTTCAAACTGTCTTTCCGCCTGGCTGACCATATCGAGGTCAAGGGTGCCAACCTGACCAATGGTCTGCTGCATGTCGAGTTGCAGCGCATCGTGCCTGAAGAAGCCAAAGCTAAGCGTATCCCCATCGGCAGTCAGCGACCCGCGCTGGAAAGCTGAGCTGATTGAGCGTTCAAGGAGGGCTCCCCGCATCACGCTGTCGATCAGATGGCTTGGTCGCTCGGGGAGCTCGTCTTTGTCATTTGCCGTTTCTGTATCGCCCAACCCCAGTGTGGCCATTACGACTTATCGCGCGCTCGCTGTGCCTGTGCGATTGAGCCGGGTCGCAATGGCTCCGCCGTGTTGATGCGGCTTTCTCTCCTCGGGCGCTCTGTCGTTGCGCTTTTTGCCATGCTGCCTGCTCCGGCGCTTCATCAGGTGTCGGGGTAGGTGTGTGACACGCTTTGTGGTAATCTCCGGCAGTTTTCAAGGGGGCTGACTGCGGCCGCCTTTACTGCATCGAATCGTGACGTAACTCGTTGATTTGTCGTGTGTCGTTAATGGCTCAACGCCATGGCGACGAACTCCAGGGCGTTCAGGAAGAATGGCGTGGAGTTTCACCAGAAAAAGGAACCAGGCTTCTCATGGGCGAACTGGCCAAAGAAATCCTCCCGGTCAATATCGAAGACGAGCTGAAACAGTCCTACCTCGACTACGCGATGAGCGTGATCGTCGGGCGTGCCCTGCCGGATGCGCGCGATGGCTTGAAGCCGGTGCACCGTCGCGTGCTCTACGCCATGAGCGAACTGGGCAACGACTGGAACAAGGCCTACAAGAAGTCCGCCCGTGTGGTCGGTGACGTGATCGGTAAGTACCACCCGCACGGCGACATCGCGGTGTACGACACCATCGTGCGCATGGCCCAGCCCTTCTCCCTGCGCTACATGCTGGTCGACGGCCAGGGCAACTTCGGTTCGGTGGACGGCGACAACGCCGCGGCCATGCGTTACACCGAAGTGCGCATGGCCAAGCTGGCCCACGAGCTGCTGGCCGACCTGGACAAGGAAACCGTCGACTGGGTGCCCAACTACGACGGCACCGAGCAGATTCCGGCTGTCATGCCGACCAAGGTACCGAACCTGCTGATCAATGGTTCCAGCGGTATCGCCGTGGGCATGGCCACCAACATCCCGCCGCACAACCTCACTGAGGTGATCGATGGTTGCCTGGCGCTGATCGACAACGCCGAACTGACCGTCGATGACCTGATGCAGTACATTCCCGGCCCGGATTTCCCCACGGCGGGCATCATCAACGGCCGTGCCGGCATCATCGAGGCCTACCGCACGGGGCGTGGCCGCATCTATGTGCGTGCCCGCGTCGAGGTCGAGGACATCGACAAAGCCGGCAACCGCCAGCAACTGGTGATCACCGAGTTGCCGTATCAGCTGAACAAGGCGCGTCTGATCGAGAAGATCGCCGAGCTGGTCAAAGAGAAGAAGATCGAAGGCATCACCGAGCTGCGCGACGAGTCCGACAAGGACGGTATGCGCGTGGTGATCGAACTGCGTCGCGGCGAAGTGCCGGACGTGGTGCTGAACAACCTGTACGCCCAGACCCAGATGCAGAGCGTGTTCGGCATCAACGTCGTGGCGCTGGTCGATGGTCAGCCGAAGATCATGAACCTCAAGGACATGCTCGAGGTGTTCGTCCGTCACCGCCGTGAAGTGGTGACCCGCCGTACCGTCTACGAGTTGCGCAAGGCTCGCGAGCGTGGCCATATCCTCGAAGGTCAGGCCGTTGCACTGTCGAACATCGATCCGGTGATCGAGCTGATCAAGGCTTCGCCGACGCCGGCTGAGGCCAAGGAGCGCCTGATTGCCACCGCCTGGGAATCGTCCGCCGTGGAGGCCATGGTCGAGCGCGCCGGTGCCGACTCCTGCCGCCCGGAAGGGCTCGATCCGCAATACGGCCTGCGCGATGGCAAGTACTTCCTGTCCCCCGAGCAGGCCCAGGCCATTCTCGAATTGCGTCTGCACCGCCTGACCGGCCTGGAGCACGAGAAGCTGCTGGCCGAGTACCAGGAAATTCTTGGCCTGATCGGCGAGCTGATCCGCATCCTGACCAATCCCGAGCGCCTGATGGAAGTCATCCGCGAGGAGCTGGAGAAGGTCAAGGCCGAGTTCGGCGACAAGCGTCGTACCGAGATCGTCGCCTCGCGTCAGGACCTGACCATTGCTGACCTGATCACCGAAGAAGAGCGTGTCGTCACCATCTCCCATGGTGGCTATGCCAAGAGCCAGCCGCTGGCCGCCTACGAGGCGCAGCGTCGCGGTGGCAAGGGCAAGTCCGCCACCGGGGTGAAGGACGAGGACTACGTCGAACACCTGCTGGTCGCCAACAGCCACGCCACGCTGCTGCTGTTCTCCAGCAAGGGCAAGGTGTACTGGCTGCGTACCTTCGAGATTCCCGAGGCTTCGCGTGCCGCCCGTGGTCGTCCGCTGGTCAACCTGCTGCCGCTGGACGAGGGCGAGCGCATCACCGCGATGCTGCAGATCGACCTCGAAGCGCTGCAGCAGAGCGCCGGCGCAGACGAAGATCTTGATGACGAAGGCGTAGTGATCGAGGGCGAAGCCACCGAGGTGGTCGAGGCCGAGGAAGTCGAAGAAGTCGAGGGCGAAACCCCCGAACTGGTCGCCGAACCGACCGGCGCCTACATCTTCATGGCCACCGCCTTCGGTACCGTTAAGAAAACCCCGCTGGTGCAGTTCAGTCGTCCGCGCAGCGCCGGTCTGATCGCCCTGAAGCTGGAAGAGGGCGACACCCTGATCGCCGCCGCCATCACCGATGGTGCCAAGGAAGTCATGCTGTTCTCCGACGCCGGCAAGGTACTGCGTTTCGCCGAGAGCAAGGTGCGCACCATGGGCCGTACCGCCCGCGGCGTGCGTGGCATGCGCCTGGGCAAGGATCAGCGCCTGATCTCCATGCTGATTCCCGAGTCCGGCGCGCAGATCCTCACCGCTTCCGAGCGTGGTTTCGGCAAGCGTACCAGTCTGGGCAAATTCCCCCGTCGCGGTCGCGGCGGCCAGGGCGTCATCGCCATGGTCACCAGTGAGCGTAACGGCAAGCTGGTCGGTGCCATCCAGGTGCAGGACGGCGAGGAAATCATGCTGATTTCCGACCAGGGCACCCTGGTGCGTACCCGTGTCGACGAAGTTTCCAGCTCCGGTCGTAACACTCAGGGCGTGACCCTGAT contains the following coding sequences:
- a CDS encoding Hsp20 family protein; amino-acid sequence: MSNVLSLAPLFRQSVGFDRFNDLFESALRSNDAGSSYPPYNVEKHGEDHYRIVVAAAGFEEDDLELQVERGVLTVAGHKPDRSAESISYLHQGIAQRAFKLSFRLADHIEVKGANLTNGLLHVELQRIVPEEAKAKRIPIGSQRPALES
- the cheR gene encoding protein-glutamate O-methyltransferase CheR, encoding MSSGNVDFEQFRTFLEKACGILLGSNKQYLVSSRLNKLMEQNGIKTLGELVQRMQSQPRSGLREQVVDAMTTNETLWFRDTYPFEVLKNRVLPELIKAYPGQRLRIWSAACSSGQEPYSLSMSIDEFERSNLGQLKAGIQIVATDLSPSMLANCKSGEYDSLAMGRGLSQERLQRFFDPKGPGRWQVKAPIKNRVEFRPLNLLDSYAALGKFDIVFCRNVLIYFSAEVKKDILARIHATLKPGGYLFLGASEALNGLPDKYQMVQCSPGIIYKAK
- a CDS encoding flagellar brake protein, yielding MSSAFNDESGPQPPKMLKTSVEIIATLRQLQQNHDPLIIQFKDRGQRFQSYLVEIDKDRARVALDEIIPTDGERFLKQGETFNVEAFRDGVRVAWTCDHDVLPGELEGAPCYWAPLPNEVIYHQRRSAFRAPLKQSDLVKVVLNGDKLRDPIPGHLLDISATGCKLRFAGNLTQQLNNGQVYERLTAYLPFGNMTCPVELRHMQYDEKVDMTFVGTRFHRMNGLEQRQVERFVYQLQREARRTESDGPL
- the flgN gene encoding flagella synthesis protein FlgN, whose translation is MHDTALLDLFISDIGTAEQLLELIDNEFQALSERDLTRLDSLLSEKQPLLALLQQHGSERSRLLQDAGLSADRDGLTALAGNSSVGDQLLERSEALSTLLQRCQEGNLRNGRLIRANQASVRSVLGILRGGETPGLYDSRGSAARIAQQRPLSQA
- the gyrA gene encoding DNA gyrase subunit A; translation: MGELAKEILPVNIEDELKQSYLDYAMSVIVGRALPDARDGLKPVHRRVLYAMSELGNDWNKAYKKSARVVGDVIGKYHPHGDIAVYDTIVRMAQPFSLRYMLVDGQGNFGSVDGDNAAAMRYTEVRMAKLAHELLADLDKETVDWVPNYDGTEQIPAVMPTKVPNLLINGSSGIAVGMATNIPPHNLTEVIDGCLALIDNAELTVDDLMQYIPGPDFPTAGIINGRAGIIEAYRTGRGRIYVRARVEVEDIDKAGNRQQLVITELPYQLNKARLIEKIAELVKEKKIEGITELRDESDKDGMRVVIELRRGEVPDVVLNNLYAQTQMQSVFGINVVALVDGQPKIMNLKDMLEVFVRHRREVVTRRTVYELRKARERGHILEGQAVALSNIDPVIELIKASPTPAEAKERLIATAWESSAVEAMVERAGADSCRPEGLDPQYGLRDGKYFLSPEQAQAILELRLHRLTGLEHEKLLAEYQEILGLIGELIRILTNPERLMEVIREELEKVKAEFGDKRRTEIVASRQDLTIADLITEEERVVTISHGGYAKSQPLAAYEAQRRGGKGKSATGVKDEDYVEHLLVANSHATLLLFSSKGKVYWLRTFEIPEASRAARGRPLVNLLPLDEGERITAMLQIDLEALQQSAGADEDLDDEGVVIEGEATEVVEAEEVEEVEGETPELVAEPTGAYIFMATAFGTVKKTPLVQFSRPRSAGLIALKLEEGDTLIAAAITDGAKEVMLFSDAGKVLRFAESKVRTMGRTARGVRGMRLGKDQRLISMLIPESGAQILTASERGFGKRTSLGKFPRRGRGGQGVIAMVTSERNGKLVGAIQVQDGEEIMLISDQGTLVRTRVDEVSSSGRNTQGVTLIKLAKDETLVGLERVQEPTVVEEDELVEGEEGAEVAESAEAPVADAEEGSEE
- the flgA gene encoding flagellar basal body P-ring formation chaperone FlgA, which translates into the protein MKQITSSFRQLLAKCLAPLSVLLALPSLSYSDTATFTSTEQLIGATESFLEQATTEYLQRSEIQGRHEVRVNRLDPRLRLPLCDQPLTTTLESPAQPLGRVTTRVRCDGSAPWTVFVPAEVRLYRPVVVLTRPLKRMSVVKAADLSLVERDIGQQGQNFLTDPTQAIGKKLTRQLGSDQILLSTHLQVAEVIRRGDQVVISARGSTVNVRMPGEALTDGAPGQQINVRNLRSQRVVRARVIGPGQVEVAL
- the flgM gene encoding flagellar biosynthesis anti-sigma factor FlgM — translated: MVIDFNRLNNANTPANAGRTGATQAGNRNESAQPKQAAVTGADEQTNAKTGESVQLSREAQQLQSISEKLRDQPIVNKERVAQLKQAIADGSYQVDSKRVAEKLLNFESQR
- a CDS encoding chemotaxis protein CheV, translated to MTGLMDSVNQRTQLVGQNRLELLLFRLEGPQLYGINVFKVKEVLQCPNLTIMPKSSQVVRGVANIRGGTIPILDLSIATGRAPLENLKTSFVIITEYNTKVQGFLVRSVERIVNMNWGEIHPPPKGAGRDHYLTAVTRLDQQLVEIIDVEKILAEVAPASEVISAGVIDDEVQSQAVTKHVLIVDDSSVARKQVSRCLQTVGVEVTALNDGREALNYLKKMADEGRFPDKELLMLISDIEMPEMDGYTLTTEIRSDPRMQKLHILLHTSLSGVFNQAMVKKVGADDFLAKFKPDDLAARVVDRIRVSDGG
- a CDS encoding IS110 family transposase, with the protein product MKKYTATNQSQALNDLSACTTVAVDLAKRVFQVAGEDALGQVRYEARIKSREAFYEFLCKLPPSVVVLVETGPGAQAWARQLQGQGNLARILPARLVEGHRSGAKNDRNDALSILRAGRDSKISAVPIKSAASLAMQALHRARQGYVRRRTAMSNQMRGLLLEHGVALAQGDAAISHVIPRVLEDATQPLPEILRELIDELLGEWRQLGERINVLSGRLEAAANADKTAKRLMTVRGVGPIIATALLAKQTEPERFANARLYAAYFGMVPDQHSSGEKIRLGKMSKRGDGYLRSLMIQGAHAVLQQLRPDSQQPDDRRLLGWLSRLGRKEAAVRLANRNLRIAWVLLQNEQTYQRQPVNDRQAEMSH